AAAAGAAAGGGGGTAGAAAAGACTCAGGGCAGGTTTTTCTCCAGCTTCAGGTCTTCCAGCTTTAGGTAGCCGTAAATAACCGTCGTCTGGCCTGTGTTAGTGTCCTTGTAGGAGTAGTAGCCCTCGCTCTCAATTACCAGGGGAAGGTCCGGAGAGAACTTTCCTTCTCCCTGAAGCTTGACGCCCTCCACCGTACCTTCGTACTTCCACTGGTAGTTGACCAGCTTGAAGGTGAAGCCGGAGTAGCTTGTAACGCCGTCAGGACTTGTGCTCCATGTCCAGGTGTGTCCCATTCCGTCGCTCCAGACGCCTGACTGTGGAACCAGGACGTTAACATTGCTCCATTCGTACCAGAATCCCAGATGGACGAGGGCAACCCAGCCCATGTAGAGGTATCCAAGGTCTTCGTTTACCGTATCGGGCAGGTTCATGTCCCCCTCAAAGCACGGGAAGAGGCCACTCTGGAACGGGGCGGGGTTCATCACCCTGAAGCTCTGTCCCTTGTAATCGAACTGAATGCCGACAAAAACGTTGTCTCCAGCTCCGGTTGGGGATATGTAAGAGAACCACAGAACGTCCCACGGGTATATGAACGCATCGCTCATGTTGGAGAGGTACCAGACCGTTATGGTGAGGGTGTCATCAAGCCCCGCGGCCTTGACGGGATTCACAACGGTCTTGTATGCGTAAACCTGTTGCTCGCCGAGATCCTTCTTGTTCCCCATAAGATCCATGCCACAAACATTGACGGTGGCCTTATCAACGCTCTTCTCTATGATGTACTCATAAACCGGTGAGTTCTGGTCGGGCTGAACCTTGTAGCGGTACCTGTAATAGGTTATCCAGTATGTTTCGCCCTTGATGTTTATCGGGGCGTACTCCCACGGGTTCTCCCAGTAGGCTTCCTCGGTGGGGGTCTGTGTTTCGGTCTCGGTGGTGGAGGTGGTCTCGGTCACGGTGGTTTGGGTTTCCGTCACAGGAGAGGAGGTCGTCTCAGAGGGAACTGAAGTGGTGGAGGTTGAGGGGGATGATGTAACCTCGGCAGAAGTTCCGGGAGTGGTTGTTGGGGACGCGGAAGTGGTTGAGGTCTCCCCACCTCCCCCGAGACAGCCGCTCGCGACGACCATCCCGAGGAGTAGCAGTACCAGCACAGCCGTTATGGCACGTTTCATCTAAACCCCTCCGAACCCGCAAAAAAACGAAGCGGGTCGTAGAGACATGGCCATGTTATATTCTTGTCACTCGTCATATTAAAAACTTTCTAAGACTTCAAACAAAACTGAAGCAGTTGGATATACGACCCTACCTCACGGGGGGTGGGGATTTGAGAAGTCTGAAGAATGGCTCTGCTTTCCGCCCCAGCCGAAGGCCCGTGTAGGCCGCCAGGTCAAAAACGAAGGGAACCTTCTCGATGATGCCGACGTCGGCAGTTGCAACGGCCTCGTAAGTCTTGAGCTCGAAGTCGGGGCTCCTGACGAGTCTGACCTCTCCGGCCACGCCCTCGCTAGCAAGTGCCCCTTCGGTGAGCTTTTTGACGAGGCCGCTTTTGGGAACGCTTCTGCCGTAGAAGAAAACCGCCTCCGAAACCTTCAGCTCAAGGAGGGCCCTGGCTATCCAGTGGAGCAGATTCCTGGTCTCTTCTTTGAGCCTGTATTTTCCCTGGTACTTTAGATCCCTCACGAGCCCGTCCTCGCAGAGTATCGCCTGCCCCTCAAGGAGTGATTCAAGCGTTATCAGGACGTTGAAGCCGTCTATTCCAAGAACCCTGCCCCTGAGCTCTCCCGGAGTGAGGAGCTTTTTCGAGACTTTTTCAGTCCACTCGTCGGAAAAGATACACCTCGCCAGGAGATGGCGCTCTCTTCCGGTGAGCCGGTAGTGGTTGGCCACGAATTCGAGGGCATACACCTTTCTGTACCCCCTGTTGAGGAGGTACTTTAGATCGCGGTATGCTTCATCGAGCATAGATAAAGAAACGGTGGGGGGTTAAATAACCTTCTCCACCACTTCGGTGCCGGTGTGTATCCTCAGCTTCACCTTCCCGCTGAGGAGTGAGCTCTTGACCTTTTTCGTCAGTATCTCGTCCACCTGAAAGATTCCTGCGGGGTGCTTCATCCATATCTCGATGAGTATCGGCTGCTCCTCGTTCCCCTCTCTGATCTCGACCTTTTCGATGGCCAGAGCTGAAACTGCGTGGATGTCAACCTTGTCCTTCTTGTGCACCAGCCTGCTCCTTCCGGCCTCCATGTCACAGCCGTCGGCTATGGTCACGAGGCTCCCTTCGATCGTTGTGCATGGGACGTGTTCGTCGTGGGTGTAGACGGCGTTCAGTGTGAGCGCCTTGAGGAGGAGCGGGTCGTCGGTTCCGAACTCCCCC
This genomic interval from Thermococcus sp. contains the following:
- a CDS encoding DUF434 domain-containing protein, whose amino-acid sequence is MLDEAYRDLKYLLNRGYRKVYALEFVANHYRLTGRERHLLARCIFSDEWTEKVSKKLLTPGELRGRVLGIDGFNVLITLESLLEGQAILCEDGLVRDLKYQGKYRLKEETRNLLHWIARALLELKVSEAVFFYGRSVPKSGLVKKLTEGALASEGVAGEVRLVRSPDFELKTYEAVATADVGIIEKVPFVFDLAAYTGLRLGRKAEPFFRLLKSPPPVR
- a CDS encoding metal-dependent phosphohydrolase, producing the protein MYTEEELLGEIRELLGDEELYELYERTFRGYHYYFETTNYIVLNVYGFNDHGPIHVLLTTRRALELLNIIRKFGIQTTAEKLGKPFRWSKFIVAFGALFHDTGNMIHRVNHYEFSVFLAEPIIEKLVGEFGTDDPLLLKALTLNAVYTHDEHVPCTTIEGSLVTIADGCDMEAGRSRLVHKKDKVDIHAVSALAIEKVEIREGNEEQPILIEIWMKHPAGIFQVDEILTKKVKSSLLSGKVKLRIHTGTEVVEKVI